In a genomic window of Pieris brassicae chromosome 7, ilPieBrab1.1, whole genome shotgun sequence:
- the LOC123712429 gene encoding uncharacterized protein LOC123712429 has translation MVRGAALVLTLALTCCTVCCSVLVPTYVLPPDSFVRDQRSLASTSDSQTAESQRTIKRLIGGHIKIKPEKDHGSPKNSIIFNEKSESGKFASVIAPDQPGGNVGWNQGIWDDGMLMSSAGEGKETKKLKEDDEEKKTLSDQVAEGKYGLIQNELFSKTPKRPGILSYEPNTETRSKDNLQNLGGLKKDEIWLAEDHLLVIKGGSFPERTNEPEQKVWPPIDNYEAPRRQVKLPGKPKVPPPFPVRLSDDGPLVFLTPNGSVPAPIFPPFPAGESEGSLPPPSFLYPPGTFDSPSYNQGNTTSGGASLSGPPFPFLPGNASEGAFPFPASMNGSFPEGFPPGAAFLPPPSNQSDLYDEDDPSIYYPPPYNFSYRNDYNGNVPAGPLVPGIILPPPPDFFAPLDDMATKEIQTTQNPPPSNTRTKSTSKRPSPTPVTFRGKYKARLTTTELPNTTETPITLTTPVANEIPTTTKYRKTQRVIPNRNPIKHYNHEAEIITRPKTEKPIYKTRTKLTSKPLSVSVYDYPEVYENKQPTTTQKPYVPYRVPEKAIEEHINAISSTPAVPLRTYYSNVQNDEIPTTKLQPVYNRKPNENTVASFYFFDEQPKTRPPESNFDGRYYYQTVPSQASYGPRPNANQESQYQPGVGVSYGTFDQGDAFFLFPQKEGTRTFTQEYFSIQKPRPQPTYVPQPKARPDSFYQQISDIQQTIDYFTTKRPKAHRPHSTKQKPITSRPVYQYSYESKPRPEKLTFRAPKLDPEPFRPMVSYSKPFNGDNEFNAVTPSSASPNYQQYLVENVQVSTEAPTSSRYYPKTKLRDDDYEDVPIKETLPVNNRNQIPVQTGKPIPHINRHPSTTPNPISNGYYTKHDERYIDDFTKSTFDIFGQKLDDGNRDDHGLAVTPPLETVKTPIDNNINLQYAYEIVESQSPNPPSLHGDTNVNNRHPRPPVNPDSEQVHPSQASAQLVEPHSPPSLAGDTVVNDRYPRPPIHPDSEFIPIPNPNYRRGQQYREQPQEPQYTGEQYDLNRPSLVGDTDVNYRRPLPPINPDAEWIGAVNAAGEGRPGSLIRYRLPGEGAHVYFLTPQAAQAARERYRAPGYGR, from the coding sequence ATGGTGAGAGGGGCGGCGTTAGTGCTGACGCTAGCACTGACGTGCTGCACAGTGTGTTGCAGCGTCCTTGTGCCGACATATGTATTGCCGCCTGACTCGTTCGTGCGCGATCAGCGTTCGCTGGCGTCCACATCAGATTCACAGACTGCAGAATCACAAAGGACGATCAAACGTCTTATCGGtggacatataaaaattaaacctgAAAAGGACCATGGAAGCCcgaaaaattcaattattttcaatgAAAAGAGTGAAAGTGGGAAGTTCGCAAGCGTAATCGCGCCGGACCAGCCGGGCGGCAATGTGGGCTGGAACCAAGGTATTTGGGACGATGGTATGCTAATGTCTAGCGCCGGTGAGGGCAAAGAAACTAAAAAGTTGAAGGAAGATGACgaagaaaagaaaacattgtctGATCAGGTGGCTGAAGGAAAATATGGATTAATTCAGaatgaattattttcaaagaCGCCGAAACGGCCAGGAATATTAAGTTACGAGCCAAACACCGAGACTAGATCGAAAGACAATTTACAAAACTTGGGAGGTCTTAAGAAAGATGAAATTTGGCTCGCAGAAGATCATCTATTAGTGATAAAAGGGGGATCATTCCCCGAGCGTACAAATGAACCAGAACAAAAAGTATGGCCACCCATAGACAACTACGAGGCGCCTAGAAGGCAAGTAAAACTACCAGGGAAACCAAAAGTTCCACCGCCCTTTCCCGTACGTCTCTCCGACGACGGACCGCTCGTCTTCCTTACGCCTAACGGCAGTGTCCCTGCGCCCATTTTCCCTCCCTTCCCTGCGGGAGAAAGCGAAGGCTCTCTACCGCCACCGTCATTCCTTTATCCACCAGGAACGTTCGACTCCCCGAGTTATAATCAAGGAAACACTACTTCCGGGGGAGCGTCGTTGTCAGGTCCTCCGTTCCCATTCCTTCCCGGGAATGCGAGCGAAGGGGCATTCCCTTTCCCTGCATCCATGAACGGCTCTTTTCCAGAAGGTTTTCCTCCGGGCGCCGCCTTTCTACCACCACCGAGCAACCAGTCAGACCTTTACGACGAAGACGACCCTTCGATATACTATCCGCCGCCTTACAATTTTTCTTATCGCAATGACTACAATGGTAACGTTCCGGCTGGACCTTTAGTACCTGGAATTATTCTTCCACCACCACCGGACTTTTTCGCGCCACTCGATGACATGGCCACAAAAGAAATTCAGACTACGCAAAACCCACCACCAAGTAATACACGTACTAAGAGTACATCAAAACGTCCATCACCAACACCTGTAACATTCAGAGGAAAGTACAAAGCTAGACTTACGACCACAGAGTTACCGAACACAACAGAAACTCCTATAACTTTAACAACACCGGTGGCTAATGAAATTCCAACTACAACTAAATACAGAAAAACGCAACGTGTTATACCCAATCGAAACCCGATTAAACATTATAACCATGAAGCAGAAATTATTACGAGACCCAAAACTGAGAAACCTATCTACAAAACACGGACAAAACTTACTTCGAAACCACTTTCAGTTTCAGTGTATGATTATCCAGAAGTGTACGAGAATAAGCAACCGACTACAACACAAAAGCCTTACGTACCCTACAGAGTACCAGAAAAGGCGATTGAAGAACACATCAATGCGATTTCTTCGACTCCAGCAGTACCTTTACGAACATATTATTCAAACGTTCAAAACGATGAAATACCAACAACCAAATTACAACCCGTGTATAACAGAAAGCCAAATGAGAACACTGTAGcttcattttatttctttgatgAGCAACCTAAGACGAGACCTCCAGAAAGTAATTTCGATGGCCGCTACTACTACCAAACTGTACCCAGTCAAGCTTCATATGGTCCAAGACCAAATGCTAATCAAGAGTCTCAATACCAGCCTGGAGTTGGCGTTTCTTACGGAACTTTTGATCAAGGAGATGCTTTCTTCTTATTTCCACAAAAAGAAGGAACTCGGACCTTTACACAAGAATACTTCAGTATTCAGAAACCGCGCCCTCAACCTACTTATGTGCCACAGCCTAAAGCAAGACCCGACTCATTTTATCAACAAATCTCGGATATTCAGCAAACAATTGACTATTTCACAACAAAAAGACCAAAAGCCCATCGACCACATTCTACTAAACAAAAGCCAATTACATCACGGCCCGTTTATCAATATAGTTATGAAAGCAAGCCAAGACCCGAAAAATTAACATTCCGGGCACCAAAACTTGATCCTGAACCTTTCCGTCCGATGGTCAGCTACAGCAAGCCATTCAATGGCGATAATGAATTCAACGCAGTAACACCGTCCTCTGCATCTCCGAATTATCAGCAATATCTGGTCGAAAACGTTCAAGTAAGCACAGAAGCGCCAACATCATCCAGATATTATCCAAAGACAAAATTAAGAGATGACGACTATGAAGACGTGCCAATCAAGGAGACTTTGCCCGTCAATAACAGAAATCAAATTCCGGTACAAACTGGTAAACCAATTCCTCACATAAATAGACATCCTAGTACTACCCCTAATCCAATAAGCAACGGATACTACACAAAACACGACGAGCGATATATCGATGACTTCACAAAAAGTACGTTTGACATATTTGGTCAAAAACTTGATGACGGAAATCGGGACGATCACGGCTTGGCTGTTACTCCACCCCTGGAAACAGTTAAAACGCCCATCGACAACAACATAAACCTTCAATATGCCTATGAAATCGTTGAATCTCAAAGTCCTAACCCGCCGTCACTGCATGGAGACACAAATGTCAACAATAGACATCCACGCCCACCTGTAAATCCAGACAGTGAACAAGTTCATCCGTCGCAAGCAAGCGCACAACTTGTGGAGCCTCACAGTCCACCGTCTCTTGCCGGAGACACGGTTGTTAACGACAGATACCCAAGACCGCCTATACACCCGGACAGTGAGTTTATACCCATACCAAACCCCAACTATCGAAGAGGACAGCAATATAGAGAACAACCACAAGAGCCTCAGTATACTGGTGAGCAGTACGACCTGAATAGGCCATCGTTGGTTGGAGACACAGACGTCAACTACAGGAGGCCTTTACCGCCAATCAATCCTGATGCAGAATGGATTGGGGCTGTTAACGCCGCAGGTGAAGGTCGACCGGGATCTCTCATTAGGTATAGGCTTCCTGGGGAAGGAGCACACGTGTATTTCCTTACCCCACAAGCGGCACAAGCCGCCAGGGAGAGGTACAGAGCTCCCGGCTACGGACGGTGA